From a region of the Oscarella lobularis chromosome 7, ooOscLobu1.1, whole genome shotgun sequence genome:
- the LOC136188990 gene encoding uncharacterized protein isoform X2, which produces MTTTVTYRSASSTERPVLSGEHDISGWKVDSAGRWVTSVPVPGAFNITQLFVNGQRRRIAQIPNTGYLHWASPIEPCSTSRPLDYTHMFKSLLQRTACPPIDSWGFVYNATDIDPSWTNLHDVEILLFHAWTATWHNIDAVYTHNRTVQFKQESHYGAGWNEAASGRRYTVTNVYEGLDEPGEWYFNRATRQLTYMPMKGETPTTTTVAAPYLDAIVHFQNATNVNLEGIEIRFATDGPGNRQEYRATSAAITIEDSRGISIVTCSVAQAGANGISILGKSSDVQIDSCRVSDVGGDGISTATSTSNILVNNSIVDSVGFYFLQQPAGIRVQGMDNITVQYNEVAHVPYGGILVGWQPGFGPDRQPDKNPVFIIRYNHVHDHGMGILSDYGGIYVSAGVDCWQPPIKASCNMATLIHQNIIHEAHCFNYGGDGIYTDEAAGGVIVQYNLVFDVDATGVYFHCGMGNEASNNFLVGTDRLGHRGALGGCNMGGFSIQVPQRFSFVRNIVDVTSSAGHAMVGTDYTNTTFDYNLYHNTSNPLNFANEKSFEQWQASGKDVHSVIADPQFESAAKGDYYSLRSTSPAFKLGIQQMDYKLVGPHGNPFVGN; this is translated from the exons AT GACAACAACGGTTACGTATCGTTCGGCATCTTCGACGGAAAGACCGGTACTGAGTGGAGAGCACGATATATCTGGATGGAAG GTTGATTCAGCAGGTCGGTGGGTGACGTCTGTTCCTGTTCCTGGTGCCTTTAACATAACGCAGCTCTTTGTCAATGGCCAGAGACGACGAATAGCCCAAATACCAAACACCGGCTACTTG CACTGGGCCTCACCAATAGAACCGTGCTCGACTTCTCGGCCATTGGACTATACTCATATGTTCAAGTCTCTGCTCCAACGCACGGCATGTCCACCGATTGACAGCTGGGGCTTCGTCTACAATGCCACCGACATCGATCCCAGCTGGACGAACttgcacgacgtcgagatTCTACTCTTTCACGCGTGGACGGCAACGTGGCACAACATCGACGCCGTCTACACGCACAATCGCACCGTTCAATTCAAACAAGAAAGCCACTACGGGGCGGGATGGAACGAAGCGGCGTCCGGAAGACGATACACGGTGACGAACGTGTACGAAGGACTCGACGAGCCGGGAGAATGGTATTTCAACCGGGCGACGCGCCAACTCACCTATATGCCCATGAAAGGcgaaacgccgacgacgactacggTCGCTGCGCCCTATCTCGACGCCATCGTACATTTCCAAAACGCAACCAATGTGAATCTCGAGGGAATCGAGATTCGCTTTGCAACAGACGGACCCGGAAATCGACAGGAATATCGCGCGACATCAGCTGCTATAACAATCGAAGACTCGCGAGGCATTTCCATCGTGACATGCTCCGTCGCACAGGCGGGGGCCAACGGTATTTCGATACTCGGAAAGAGCAGTGACGTCCAAATTGACTCCTGCAG AGTCTCCGATGTCGGTGGAGACGGAATTAGcacggcaacgtcgacgagtaaCATTCTCGTCAATAACAGCATCGTCGATTCAGTTGGCTTCTATTTTCTCCAGCAACCGGCCGGCATACGAGTCCAAGGAATGGACAACATAACAGTTCAGTACAACGAGGTCGCCCACGTTCCGTACGGCGGCATACTCGTCGGTTGGCAACCGGGTTTCGGCCCCGATCGACAGCCGGACAAAAATCCCGTCTTCATAATTCGTTATAATCATGTCCACGACCACGGCATGGGCATACTGAGCGACTACGGCGGCATATACGTCAGCGCTGGCGTCGACTGCTGGCAGCCGCCCATCAAGGCCTCGTGCAACATGGCAACGCTCATCCATCAGAACATCATTCACGAAGCGCACTGTTTCAATTACGGTGGCGACGGCATATACACGGACGAGGCGGCCGGAGGCGTCATCGTTCAATACAACCtcgtctttgacgtcgatgcaaCGGGAGTCTATTTTCATTGCGGAATGggaaacgaagcgtcgaacAATTTTCTCGTCGGGACGGATCGGCTCGGACATCGCGGCGCGCTCGGCGGATGCAATATGGGCGGGTTTAGCATTCAAGTGCCCCAGCGCTTCTCCTTCGTTCGAaatatcgtcgacgtcacgagcAGCGCCGGCCACGCCATGGTCGGCACCGATTACACAAATACGACGTTTGATTATAATTTGTATCACAATACGTCGAATCCGTTGAATTTTGCCAATGAGAAGAGTTTCGAGCAGTGGCAGGCGTCCGGCAAGGACGTTCACTCCGTTATTGCCGATCCCCAATTTGAGTCGGCGGCGAAGGGAGATTATTATAGtcttcgttcgacgtctCCTGCATTTAAGCTCGGTATTCAGCAAATGGATTACAAGTTGGTTGGTCCGCACGGGAACCCGTTCGTAGGGAACTAA
- the LOC136189004 gene encoding deoxyadenosine kinase-like, whose amino-acid sequence MMVGDDLETAKDVDSRQKLLTMDQRNSSKDLFISISGLIGAGKTTLATALAKRMQLPCFYEPVVDNTYLDDFYRDPARYSFPLQIYLLNRRFQQHQQIIWQGQGGVQDRTIYEDSVFAKVLRDSGMMEEREYQTYLSLFSNMSNFMKKPNLIVHLDVSPEESLRRVQARKRECESTLSLDYLQRLHVAYEEFVGDITRIIPVIHVNYETFRTAEEMADMIIREYSQMTSVRRVDFRQRKPDHTATVAGKD is encoded by the exons atgatggTCGGAGATGACCTCGAAAcggcgaaagacgtcgattcgagacAGAAACTGCTTACAATGGATCAGAGAAACAGCTCGAAAGATCTCTTCATCTCCATCAGCGGCCTAATCGGCgccggaaagacgacgttggccACGGCGCTCGCCAAGCGCATGCAGCTGCCCTGTTTCTACGAACCGGTCGTCGATAACACGTATCTAGACGACTTCTATCGAGATCCGGCTCGCTACAGCTTTCCTTTGCAG ATTTATCTGCTTAACAGACGGTTTCAACAGCACCAGCAGATAATATGGCAAGGGCAAGGCGGCGTTCAAGACAGAACAATATACGAAGATTCCGTATTTGCTAAG GTTCTACGAGACTCTGGGATGAtggaagagagagaataCCAAAcgtatctctctctcttcagCAACATGTCCAATTTCAT gAAAAAACCGAACCTGATTGTGCATCTCGACGTGAGTCCAGAGGAGAGCCTTCGACGCGTTCAAGCTCGCAAACGCGAATGCGAGTCGACTCTGTCTCTCGACTATCTTCAGCGTCTTCACGTGGCCTACGAGGAATTCGTTGGGGACATAACGCGGATCATACCCGTCATACATGTCAATTACGAGACGTTTCGCACCGCAGAGGAAATGGCTGATATGATAATACG GGAATATTCgcagatgacgtcagttcgTCGCGTTGATTTTCGTCAACGAAAGCCGGATCACACGGCAACGGTCGCTGGCAAGGACTGA
- the LOC136188990 gene encoding uncharacterized protein isoform X1, producing the protein MSKFCTSGLFLFLLASVTVADVSFYVATNGNDAWSGKLPQPNSDKTDGPFATLDRAREASRAFLNKEDVKIEISPGTYRLNETLIITAEDSSMTTTVTYRSASSTERPVLSGEHDISGWKVDSAGRWVTSVPVPGAFNITQLFVNGQRRRIAQIPNTGYLHWASPIEPCSTSRPLDYTHMFKSLLQRTACPPIDSWGFVYNATDIDPSWTNLHDVEILLFHAWTATWHNIDAVYTHNRTVQFKQESHYGAGWNEAASGRRYTVTNVYEGLDEPGEWYFNRATRQLTYMPMKGETPTTTTVAAPYLDAIVHFQNATNVNLEGIEIRFATDGPGNRQEYRATSAAITIEDSRGISIVTCSVAQAGANGISILGKSSDVQIDSCRVSDVGGDGISTATSTSNILVNNSIVDSVGFYFLQQPAGIRVQGMDNITVQYNEVAHVPYGGILVGWQPGFGPDRQPDKNPVFIIRYNHVHDHGMGILSDYGGIYVSAGVDCWQPPIKASCNMATLIHQNIIHEAHCFNYGGDGIYTDEAAGGVIVQYNLVFDVDATGVYFHCGMGNEASNNFLVGTDRLGHRGALGGCNMGGFSIQVPQRFSFVRNIVDVTSSAGHAMVGTDYTNTTFDYNLYHNTSNPLNFANEKSFEQWQASGKDVHSVIADPQFESAAKGDYYSLRSTSPAFKLGIQQMDYKLVGPHGNPFVGN; encoded by the exons ATGAGTAAATTTTGCACCTCGGgcctttttctgtttcttcttgCAAGTGTGACGGTGGCCGACGTCAGCTTTTATGTTGCAACAAATGGAAATGACGCCTGGTCTGGTAAACTGCCTCAGCCGAATTCCGACAAGACAGACGGTCCATTTGCTACACTTGATCGTGCTCGAGAAGCGTCTCGAGCCTTCCTAAACAAGGAAGACgttaaaattgaaatttctcCTGGAACCTATAGGCTCAACGAAACACTAATCATCACTGCAGAAGATAGCAGCAT GACAACAACGGTTACGTATCGTTCGGCATCTTCGACGGAAAGACCGGTACTGAGTGGAGAGCACGATATATCTGGATGGAAG GTTGATTCAGCAGGTCGGTGGGTGACGTCTGTTCCTGTTCCTGGTGCCTTTAACATAACGCAGCTCTTTGTCAATGGCCAGAGACGACGAATAGCCCAAATACCAAACACCGGCTACTTG CACTGGGCCTCACCAATAGAACCGTGCTCGACTTCTCGGCCATTGGACTATACTCATATGTTCAAGTCTCTGCTCCAACGCACGGCATGTCCACCGATTGACAGCTGGGGCTTCGTCTACAATGCCACCGACATCGATCCCAGCTGGACGAACttgcacgacgtcgagatTCTACTCTTTCACGCGTGGACGGCAACGTGGCACAACATCGACGCCGTCTACACGCACAATCGCACCGTTCAATTCAAACAAGAAAGCCACTACGGGGCGGGATGGAACGAAGCGGCGTCCGGAAGACGATACACGGTGACGAACGTGTACGAAGGACTCGACGAGCCGGGAGAATGGTATTTCAACCGGGCGACGCGCCAACTCACCTATATGCCCATGAAAGGcgaaacgccgacgacgactacggTCGCTGCGCCCTATCTCGACGCCATCGTACATTTCCAAAACGCAACCAATGTGAATCTCGAGGGAATCGAGATTCGCTTTGCAACAGACGGACCCGGAAATCGACAGGAATATCGCGCGACATCAGCTGCTATAACAATCGAAGACTCGCGAGGCATTTCCATCGTGACATGCTCCGTCGCACAGGCGGGGGCCAACGGTATTTCGATACTCGGAAAGAGCAGTGACGTCCAAATTGACTCCTGCAG AGTCTCCGATGTCGGTGGAGACGGAATTAGcacggcaacgtcgacgagtaaCATTCTCGTCAATAACAGCATCGTCGATTCAGTTGGCTTCTATTTTCTCCAGCAACCGGCCGGCATACGAGTCCAAGGAATGGACAACATAACAGTTCAGTACAACGAGGTCGCCCACGTTCCGTACGGCGGCATACTCGTCGGTTGGCAACCGGGTTTCGGCCCCGATCGACAGCCGGACAAAAATCCCGTCTTCATAATTCGTTATAATCATGTCCACGACCACGGCATGGGCATACTGAGCGACTACGGCGGCATATACGTCAGCGCTGGCGTCGACTGCTGGCAGCCGCCCATCAAGGCCTCGTGCAACATGGCAACGCTCATCCATCAGAACATCATTCACGAAGCGCACTGTTTCAATTACGGTGGCGACGGCATATACACGGACGAGGCGGCCGGAGGCGTCATCGTTCAATACAACCtcgtctttgacgtcgatgcaaCGGGAGTCTATTTTCATTGCGGAATGggaaacgaagcgtcgaacAATTTTCTCGTCGGGACGGATCGGCTCGGACATCGCGGCGCGCTCGGCGGATGCAATATGGGCGGGTTTAGCATTCAAGTGCCCCAGCGCTTCTCCTTCGTTCGAaatatcgtcgacgtcacgagcAGCGCCGGCCACGCCATGGTCGGCACCGATTACACAAATACGACGTTTGATTATAATTTGTATCACAATACGTCGAATCCGTTGAATTTTGCCAATGAGAAGAGTTTCGAGCAGTGGCAGGCGTCCGGCAAGGACGTTCACTCCGTTATTGCCGATCCCCAATTTGAGTCGGCGGCGAAGGGAGATTATTATAGtcttcgttcgacgtctCCTGCATTTAAGCTCGGTATTCAGCAAATGGATTACAAGTTGGTTGGTCCGCACGGGAACCCGTTCGTAGGGAACTAA
- the LOC136188987 gene encoding WD repeat-containing protein 81-like, with product MDTDTLSVLQSELLLSPCDVDLALDRDPSGLSAKCLVPVRWLNRLARSGKVVRPRTTDLSEQDRETIVQNGVVSDNRMLLVYVTCVPKNARLVSGLTFPVPSPTSDDDVGNPSVMSYLQRVCDAENNRYWKQFERFKLTEKQRETKSVTSGYVSDLVRHIYSCTLLTLSSSSNDDGDDGDDDADDQIPSLGLCHPNLLSMFCALEGKNAFFFVHPYETHTLKELVTFTPAVLDTSTVKQLFIIYQLLQALRELHSHNIAHGRLTINGVVVNKNLWIRVPLPRFFVTEQEEAEKLNKDTRTGVGGGTSAPSRTNNGSDADDEKKSLIADSRRWISGEMSNFDYLMALNAAAGRRMGNPNHHPVVPWIMDFSQPFDGWRDLTKSKFRLNKGDGQLDLTYDASTTYLGGGDAMNAHQVDVPPHHVTDVLSDLTYYVYMARRVPKATLCAHVRPNWVPNEYPVSIQRMQSWTPDECIPQFFTDPLVFYSIHPDLPDLEVPAWASSPEDFVAKHRAALESQPVSENLHHWIDVTFGYKLSGSAAIDDKNVYLSLVDDRALPTGRGVVQLFTKPHPRRRGFARCLTACLRTESRLAASTRGGGIRRPSQLSAVGDTTPDGPSPMTSRRNSTVVAAAVGGTSSPLLGDGIVVEYPAAKVAMAIRDDADAKRKVSPQPDDVSDLPPPSDPLGGGGGGGGGKFPNLFGRQRSGQTAQAKQQASPDLPPIELPRNFDPLALLRELELIGSFNQSCLKGLELVDADYSHLLFDSLVRRDVRYLACLIVDMLAPEKTTTASPSATLDERLLRSRRLIASREIVVPLFVRDFLDVVVVAVGPHRRKIRDVAMLMHHLRSDMLLSPFHALLPFPSYFPMLYECLRVFVSETDMHASAAAGWTHQSPVDVVANYNRLFRTLDADGFEVLLPFLLPLFGDDATRFSATVRFFGEISRRLGRRRTFGLFLKPLLTLMENPPDPKAHARLLYVGFIRQLITGFGMEGFLERFSRFIVGAIVNSSNDGDALRSGSQSMRTSVDRDVPRKNVASTEETDGDDVTTTTTTPSASPSKIADSDDWVNISATDVSETSGEQSTTAAEFRRGSGVVSPGRVDVSQVAMDTLRWLCSFIGPVLTSNYLVGPLLKGLGSAGLTSRDGAFPRSFPALKSLMRISSIYGKTILLEQYVPYVEECVKACELRLNAKTELNLVSAVALLRQVIIQLPYITLLHQIETMCRVIFQRIIVVVSSPTHSFSGGRRVRLAATRLLVDTLVAVATRLGREEAQPVLAFPLQQFFSAFDRLYPTTAALEPDSIARLRIRSLMEKHEKLGIDTPPSSLTENDVDGLQSEVDEAEKDETDDFLMNGEAMKQLRTVFTPSFAQSAYFRLCQLMGQINMRRLLYNADLIEQLAYGSLEQQQHEKGSSASKDGVFVNVVPVAEMASIDATYNNPLRPGSSDEDSDEGLEMNEVHFGETSWFIDLDVGGGSGSGDDVVGDRLSLAHDDHVLAQFAAARDEFNRKLTPSATSSLDVGTSTESESERCLEGTWYTHWKNLRGSHPRSPYRLERLKLQSYTGHVGSVKSLCAVDSQQLFLSGGRDKTVKLWGLKSQGDGSAELSSPLTYSKHQRPLLAVDFIERTNTVLSTCTSLHIWDPDKGNQLRCIESFRSPIVAVTSMPSPHAVAIAATADNYLQFADIRVGQFVHNWKMFCTQNVAGTPRCVCVDNQGRYFIAGFTTGALNLFDVRTGLSVKFWKAHLEDVVKIRPTGEHGFVTAAQDDHMFVWNSSTGSLATVLRGHNEGVVDAQVYRDEIVTVSGSKLGIHTVYNAQSSFNVYRVKPDLVKNSLTSLELLPLSREFLVGTDSGQILHLA from the exons ATGGACACGGACACACTCAGCGTCCTTCAATCGGAGCTCCTGCTCTCGCCGTGTGACGTCGATCTCGCACTCGATCGCGATCCTTCCGGACTGAGTGCCAAGTGCCTG GTCCCCGTGAGATGGTTGAATCGTCTCGCGCGCTCGGGAAAGGTCGTTCGACCTCGTACCACCGATCTTTCCGAGCAAGATCGTGAGACGATCGTGCAAAATGGAGTTGTCTCCGACAATCGAATGCTGCTCGTCTACGTCACGTGCGTTCCCAAGAACGCTCGACTCGTCAGCGG ATTGACGTTTCCTGTGCCGAGtccgacgagcgacgacgacgtcggcaatCCGTCCGTCATGTCGTACCTTCAACGAGTTTGTGACGCCGAAAACAATCGTTACTGGAAGCAGTTTGAACGATTTAAATTGACTGAAAAGCagcgagaaacgaaaagcgtGACGTCG GGCTATGTTTCCGATTTGGTTCGCCACATTTACTCCTGCACTCTACTCACTCTTTCTTCCTCAtcaaatgacgacggcgacgacggcgacgacgacgcggacgaCCAAATTCCGTCTCTAGGCCTCTGTCATCCTAACCTTCTTTCTATGTTCTGTGCACTCGAAGGCAAGAAtgccttcttctttgttcATCCCTACGAGACGCACACTCTCAAGGAATTGGTCACGTTCACTCCGGCCGTGCTCGACACGTCGACCGTCAAACAGCTCTTCATTATCTATCAGCTATTACAGGCCCTCCGCGAGCTTCACTCTCATAACATCGCTCACGGTCGCCTGACAATCAATGGAGTGGTCGTCAATAAGAATCTCTGGATTCGTGTTCCATTGCCTCGATTTTTCGTAACCGAACAAGAAGAAGCGGAAAAGCTTAATAAAGACACGAGAACCGgtgtcggcggcggcacgtcAGCGCCGTCTAGAACGAACAACGgcagcgacgccgacgacgaaaaaaagagctTGATTGCCGATTCGAGACGATGGATATCGGGCGAAATGTCCAACTTCGACTATCTAATGGCATTGAACGCGGCCGCCGGTCGTCGCATGGGCAATCCCAATCATCATCCCGTCGTGCCGTGGATCATGGACTTCTCGCAGCCGTTCGACGGCTGGCGCGATTTGACCAAATCGAAATTTCGCTTGAACAAGGGCGACGGCCAATTGGATTTGACctacgacgcgtcgacgacgtatcTAGGCGGCGGTGACGCGATGAACGCTCACCAGGTCGACGTCCCGCCGCATCACGTCACCGACGTACTATCCGATCTCACCTACTACGTCTACATGGCGCGGCGCGTTCCCAAAGCGACGCTATGCGCCCACGTTCGACCCAATTGGGTGCCCAACGAGTACCCAGTCTCCATTCAGCGCATGCAGTCGTGGACGCCGGACGAATGCATACCGCAATTCTTCACCGATCCGCTCGTCTTCTATTCGATTCATCCCGACCTGCCCGATCTCGAGGTGCCCGCGtgggcgtcgtcgccggaggatttcgtcgcgaagcaTCGCGCCGCGCTCGAGAGTCAGCCCGTGTCGGAGAACTTGCACCACTGgatcgacgtcacgtttgGATACAAGTTATCCGGTTCGGCGGCGATTGACGACAAGAACGTCTACTTGTCGTtggtcgacgatcgcgctTTGCCGACGGGACGCGGCGTCGTTCAACTTTTTACCAAGCCGCATCCGCGACGGCGCGGCTTTGCGCGATGTTTGACCGCCTGTTTGCGAACCGAGTCGCGTttggcggcgtcgacgcgcggtGGCGGGATTCGTCGGCCTTCGCAGCTGTCTGCCGTTGGCGACACTACTCCTGACGGGCCGtcgccgatgacgtcgcgtcgGAATTCGactgtcgtcgccgccgctgtcggCGGCACTTCTTCTCCACTTCTCGGAGACGGAATTGTTGTCGAGTATCCGGCGGCCAAAGTGGCGATGGCGattcgagacgacgccgacgcgaaaCGGAAAGTGTCGCCTCAGCCGGACGATGTTTCCGatctgccgccgccgtcagaTCCattgggcggcggcggcggcggcggcggcggcaaattTCCCAATTTGTTTGGACGGCAGCGGAGCGGGCAAACGGCGCAAGCGAAGCAGCAGGCTTCGCCCGATCTTCCTCCCATCGAATTGCCGCGTAACTTTGATCCGCTCGCTCTGTTGCGCGAACTCGAACTCATCGGCTCGTTCAACCAATCGTGTCTGAAAGGCTTG gaactcgtcgacgccgactaTTCGCATCTGCTATTCGACTCGctcgttcgtcgcgacgttcgCTATCTCGCCTGTCTAATCGTCGACATGCTCGCCcccgagaaaacgacgacggcgtcgccgtcggcgacgctcgacgaacgtctcctccgctctcgtcgactgATCGCCTCGAGGGAAATCGTCGTGCCTCTATTCGTTCGCgactttctcgacgtcgtcgtcgtcgcagtcggtccgcatcgacgaaaaattcgcgacgtcgcgatgcTGATGCATCACCTACGAAGCGACATGCTTCTCTCGCCGTTTCACGCTCTCCTACCGTTTCCTTCCTATTTTCCCATGCTCTACGAGTGCCTGCGCGTTTTTGTTAGCGAGACGGACATGCACGCGTCGGCTGCCGCCGGTTGGACGCACCAGAgtcccgtcgacgtcgtcgcgaactacaatcgtctctttcgcacgctcgacgccgacggcttCGAAGTTCTGCTCCCGTTTCTACTGCCgctcttcggcgacgacgcgacgcgcttTTCGGCGACCGTGCGTTTTTTCGGCGagatttctcgtcgattgggtcgtcgtcgaacgttcgGGCTTTTTCTCAAGCCACTTCTGACGCTGATGGAAAATCCGCCCGACCCGAAGGCGCACGCGAGACTTCTCTACGTCGGTTTTATACGCCAATTGATAACCGGTTTCGGCATGGAAGGCTTTTTGGAGCGTTTCAGTCGATTTATCGTCGGAGCGATCGTCaactcgtcgaacgacggcgatgcaTTGCGAAGCGGAAGTCAGAGTATGAGAACgagcgtcgatcgcgacgtgccgagaaagaacgtcgcttcgacggaagaaacggacggcgacgacgtgacgacgacgacgacgacgccgtccgcTTCGCCTTCTAAAATCGCCGATTCCGACGATTGGGTTAATATAAGTGCGACGGACGTTTCCGAAACGAGCGGCGAacagtcgacgacggcggcggagttTCGTCGCGGCagcggcgtcgtttcgccgggtcgagtcgacgtctcgcAGGTCGCCATGGACACGCTTCGTTGGCTGTGCTCGTTCATCGGACCCGTTCTGACGTCGAATTATCTCGTCGGTCCGCTCTTGAAAGGACTCGGTTCGGCCGGACTGACGTCGAGAGACGGCGCGTTTCCGCGATCGTTTCCCGCGCTCAAATCCTTGATGCGCATCTCGTCGATCTACGGCAAGACGATTTTATTGGAACAGTACGTTCCGTACGTCGAGGAGTGCGTGAAAGCGTGCGAATTGCGACTGAATGCGAAAACGGAGCTGAATCTCGTGTCGGCCGTCGCTCTCCTTCGCCAAGTCATCATCCAATTGCCTTACATCACGCTTCTGCATCAAATCGAAACGATGTGTCGCGTCATATTTCAACgaatcatcgtcgtcgtctcgtcgccgactcACTCGTTCTCCGGcggtcgtcgcgttcgtctcgccgccactcgacttctcgtcgacacgctcgtcgccgtcgccacgcGTCTCGGTCGCGAAGAGGCGCAACCCGTTCTCGCCTTTCCTCTCCAGCAATTCTTCTCCGCCTTCGATCGTCTCtatccgacgacggcggcgctcgAACCGGATTCGATTGCTCGACTTCGCATACGGAGTCTCATGGAAAAACACGAAAAATTGGGCATCGatacgccgccgtcgtctctgacggaaaacgacgtcgacgggctACAAAgtgaagtcgacgaagcggaaaAGGACGAAACCGATGATTTTCTGATGAATGGCGAAGCGATGAAGCAGCTGAGGACGGTGTTCACGCCGTCCTTCGCACAGTCGGCCTACTTTCGGTTATGTCAGCTCATGGGACAAATCAACATGCGTCGACTTCTCTACAACGCCGATTTAATCGAACAGTTGGCGTACGGAAGTCtcgagcagcagcaacacGAGAAGGGATCGTCCGCTAGCAAAGACGGCGTCTTTGTGAATGTCGTTCCGGTCGCCGAAAtggcgtcgatcgacgcgaccTATAACAATCCGCTCAGACCCGGCTCGTCCGACGAGGATTCTGATGAAGGGTTGGAAATGAATGAAGTGCATTTCGGCGAGACGTCGTGGTTTATTGATCTCGAcgttggcggcggcagcggcagcggcgacgacgttgtcggcGATCGACTGTCGTTGGCTCACGACGATCACGTTCTTGCTCAATTTGCAGCGGCGCGCGACGAATTTAATCGGAAACTTACTCCCAGCGCGACGTCAAGTCTCGACGTCGGCACTTCAACTGAAAGTGAAAG TGAACGTTGCTTAGAAGGAACCTGGTATACACACTGGAAGAATCTTCGCG GTTCTCATCCTCGATCTCCTTATCGTTTGGAGCGTTTAAAATTACAGTCTTATACTG GTCACGTCGGCTCGGTGAAGTCGCTTTGTGCCGTCGATTCGCAGCAGCTCTTCCTCTCCGGCGGCCGCGACAAGACGGTAAAGTTGTGGGGGCTGAAGAGTCAAGGCGACGGATCGGCGGaactttcttctcctttgacCTACTCCAAGCACCAGAGACCTCTTTTGGCAGTCGATTTTATAGAGAGAACGAATACGGTTCTCTCGACGTGTACTTCACTACAC ATATGGGATCCGGACAAGGGCAACCAATTGCGCTGcatcgaatcgtttcgaagtCCAATCGTAGCCGTGACGTCGATGCCGTCTCCTCACGCCGTTGCTATAGCGGCAACTGCAGATAACTACCTTCA GTTTGCTGATATACGAGTTGGTCAGTTTGTTCACAACTGGAAAATGTTCTGTACTCAAAACGTAGCAG GCACTCCACGCTGCGTATGCGTCGACAATCAAGGTCGCTACTTCATCGCCGGCTTCACAACGGGCGCGCTCAACCTATTCGACGTGCGAACGGGATTATCCGTCAAATTTTGGAAGGCCCACTTGGAAGACGTAGTGAAG ATTCGCCCAACAGGCGAACACGGCTTCGTCACGGCTGCTCAAGACGATCACATGTTCGTATGGAACAGTAGCACCGGATCTCTAGCAACGGTTCTACGAG GTCACAACGAAGGCGTAGTCGACGCGCAAGTCTACCGCGACGAAATTGTTACAGTGAGCGGTAGCAAGCTGGGAATTCACACAGTTTACAATGCTCAG TCTTCGTTCAACGTGTATCGCGTCAAGCCCGATTTGGTGAAGAACAGTCTAACGTCTCTTGAGTTGCTGCCGCTTAGCagagaatttctcgtcggcaCGGATAGCGGTCAAATTCTTCACTTAGCGTAG